One stretch of Miscanthus floridulus cultivar M001 chromosome 18, ASM1932011v1, whole genome shotgun sequence DNA includes these proteins:
- the LOC136523621 gene encoding uncharacterized protein — MGGGRPGPTAGRSGQAAPQAMADQRPLACASRKRPLPAKKKDEQGDQMDWNDAHLQLACELMAEQTQIKNKWDKLKADWTIWLKLKMRQTGTGWNNATQTIDMEAEWWKKVKNDILGCGKFRKKPIQNEDLLREMFRNITNEEVDHWNPFSDNPIIPTSQEKHFDVDDSEYVDGENNAQGDPFDANKEGDEEVQEVTPSAVPNKKPRVAAVDRKKAKSSTTLLMVEAISKISDCSSSFTAKK; from the exons ATGGGTGGTGGCCGTCCAGGACCAACTGCTGGCCGATCAGGGCAGGCCGCCCCACAAGCCATGGCCGACCAACGCCCTCTGGCATGTGCTTCACGCAAGCGACCACTACCAgcgaagaagaaagatgaacag GGTGATCAAATGGACTGGAACGATGCACATTTGCAATTAGCCTGTGAGTTGATGGCTGAACAA ACTCAAATTAAGAACAAGTGGGATAAATTAAAGGCTGATTGGACCATTTGGCTAAAGTTGAAGATGAGGCAAACAGGTACTGGTTGGAACAATGCGACCCAAACAATTGACATGGAGGCTGAGTGGTGGAAGAAAGTAAAAAAT GATATTCTAGGGTGTGGCAAGTTCAGGAAAAAGCCTATCCAAAATGAGGATTTGCTTAGGGAAATGTTTAGAAATATTACAAATGAGGAAGTAGATCATTGGAACCCTTTTAGTGACAATCCTATTATCCCTACTAGCCAAGAGAAACATTTTGATGTAGACGACAGTGAATATGTTGATGGAGAGAATAATGCCCAAGGTGACCCATTTGATGCCAACAAGGAGGGGGATGAGGAGGTTCAGGAAGTCACTCCAAGTGCGGTTCCAAATAAAAAACCTCGTGTTGCTGCTGTGGATaggaaaaaggcaaagtcaagcacAACTCTTCTAATGGTTGAAGCAATTTCAAAGATATCTGACTGTTCAAGTTCATTTACAGCAAAGAAGTAA